In Desertifilum tharense IPPAS B-1220, a genomic segment contains:
- a CDS encoding dTDP-4-dehydrorhamnose 3,5-epimerase, translated as MGLARGIEIRYLESIRGGMSEFYTPQSSHETMLVQIPPQTIDDLFVHRRQTDQLLVVRGSFVLVVLHNRQYQYVPLSDRHPVVVTIPPFVPHGAINLSNEPCVLVNAVLRQGEPHPKDYQPMRSPFPYDLSVARSLLADSLPASA; from the coding sequence TTGAAATTCGTTACCTGGAGTCAATACGTGGGGGAATGTCTGAGTTTTACACGCCGCAGTCGAGTCACGAAACGATGTTGGTGCAGATTCCGCCCCAGACAATTGACGACTTGTTTGTGCATCGCCGTCAAACCGATCAGCTTTTGGTGGTACGGGGGAGTTTTGTGTTGGTGGTGCTGCACAACCGCCAATATCAGTATGTGCCTTTAAGCGATCGCCATCCTGTGGTTGTCACGATTCCGCCCTTTGTGCCCCACGGGGCCATTAACCTCAGCAACGAACCCTGCGTGCTGGTGAATGCAGTGCTGCGCCAGGGCGAACCCCACCCTAAAGATTATCAACCGATGCGATCGCCCTTTCCCTATGACCTATCCGTAGCGCGATCGCTCCTTGCAGATTCCCTACCCGCCTCTGCTTAA
- a CDS encoding BMC domain-containing protein codes for MNRLENSLSGSALGMVSTRSFPAIIGVADTMIKSAGVVLVGIEKIGGGHCTAIARGRIADIRIAVDAGAQNALEFGPGQLVSSTVIPRPLPNMEVIFPLGSHLAREMNAHRDGRVSQHSIGLIETRGFPPMVAAADAMLKSADVELTAFETIGDGLCTAIIRGPVADVVVAVEAGMAEVTRIGAEVNAVYVIPRPQEDLDRILPFASCMLEEEPQPLMLPLTIPQEEKEEELVELPNLDAIPVPKERTQG; via the coding sequence ATGAATAGACTAGAAAATAGTCTCAGTGGCAGTGCTTTGGGTATGGTTTCTACCCGTAGCTTTCCGGCAATTATTGGCGTTGCTGACACCATGATTAAGTCAGCCGGAGTGGTATTGGTTGGAATCGAAAAAATTGGGGGGGGTCATTGTACGGCGATCGCTCGCGGCCGAATTGCAGATATTCGCATCGCGGTGGACGCCGGGGCCCAGAATGCGTTAGAGTTCGGGCCGGGTCAGTTAGTGTCCTCCACGGTGATTCCCCGACCCCTACCGAATATGGAGGTGATTTTTCCCCTAGGAAGTCATCTGGCTAGAGAAATGAATGCCCATCGCGACGGTCGCGTTAGCCAGCACTCCATCGGTTTAATTGAAACGCGAGGCTTTCCGCCAATGGTGGCCGCCGCCGATGCGATGTTGAAATCTGCGGATGTGGAATTAACCGCCTTTGAAACCATTGGCGATGGTTTGTGTACTGCCATTATTCGCGGCCCGGTGGCCGATGTGGTGGTGGCTGTGGAAGCGGGGATGGCTGAAGTGACGCGGATTGGGGCCGAGGTTAACGCCGTGTACGTGATTCCGCGACCTCAAGAAGATTTAGACCGAATTCTGCCGTTCGCGAGTTGCATGTTAGAGGAAGAACCGCAACCGCTGATGTTACCGCTAACGATTCCTCAAGAAGAAAAAGAAGAGGAGTTGGTAGAGTTACCCAATTTAGATGCGATTCCTGTTCCCAAGGAACGCACTCAAGGTTAA